In the genome of Streptomyces fagopyri, the window TTCGTACCGCCCAGCTCGTCGATCAGCCGACGGGCCTGGGGCGCCGAGCGCACGTCGTTCCACAGCAGCGCCGGGCGTACCGGATCGCCCTGGGCGTCCAGCGTGACGAGCCCGTGCTGCTGGCCGCCGATCGAGACCGCCGCGGCCTCGCGGGCCGCGTCACCGCACTGGTGCAGCGCCTCGCGGAGCGCGTCCCACCACTGCCTCGGATCGCTCTCACGGCCCGCTCCGGTGGAGACCGTGTGCGGCGCCTGCCCGCTCGCCACCACCCGTCCGGTCGATGCGTCGACGACCAGGACCTTGGTGGACTGGGTGGATGTGTCCACCCCGACGACGAGCGGACCCTCGGCTGCTGACATCGGGCTCTCCCTCTTCCGCGGCTCCGCGGGATCTGTCCTGGTGGTGGGCTTTTGGACCGGCGCGGCCCAGGTTTCACACTTCGTCTCTTCCCAGAGACGCCTTCGCATACTAATTTGTTAACCGCCATGACGAAATAGTCGGAGCTAACGAGGAGCCGCGACATGAACTACCAGCCCACCCCCGAGGACAGGTTCACCTTCGGCCTGTGGACCGTCGGCTGGCAGGGAAGGGACCCGTTCGGCGACGCCACCCGGCGCGCCCTCGACCCGGTCGAGTCGGTGCAGCGCCTGGCCGAGCTGGGCGCCTACGGCGTGACCTTCCACGACGACGACCTCATCCCCTTCGGATCGTCCGACAGTGAGCGCGAGTCGCACGTCAAGCGATTCCGTCAGGTTCTGGACGCGACCGGCATGCGGGTGCCGATGGCCACCACCAACCTCTTCACCCACCCCGTCTTCAAGGACGGCGCGTTCACCGCGAACGACCGGGACGTACGCAGGTACGCGCTGCGCAAGACGATCCGCAACATCGACCTGGCGGTCGAGCTGGGAGCCCAGACGTACGTCGCCTGGGGCGGCCGTGAGGGCGCCGAGTCCGGCGCGGCCAAGGACGTACGCGTCGCTCTCGACCGCATGAAGGAGGCCTTCGACCTCCTCGGCGAGTACGTGATCGCGCAGGGATACGACCTGAAATTCGCGATCGAACCGAAGCCGAACGAGCCGCGCGGTGACATCCTCCTGCCCACCGTCGGTCACGCGCTCGCGTTCATCGAGCGGCTGGAGCGCCCGGAGATGTACGGCGTGAACCCCGAGGTCGGCCACGAGCAGATGGCCGGGCTCAACTTCCCGCACAGCATCGCGCAGGCACTGTGGGCGGGCAAGCTCTTCCACATCGACCTCAACGGTCAGACCGGCATCAAGTACGACCAGGACCTGCGCTTCGGGGCCGGCGACCTGCGCTCCGCGTTCTGGCTGGTCGACCTCCTGGAGAGCGCCGGATACGCGGGACCCAAGCACTTCGACTTCAAGCCGCCGCGCACCGAGGACCTCGACGGTGTGTGGGCCTCCGCGGCGGGCTGCATGCGCAACTACCTGATCCTGCGGGAGCGGTCGGCCGCCTTCCGCGCGGATCCCGAGGTCCAGGAGGCGCTGCGCGCCTCACGCCTTGACGAACTGGCGCAGCCCACCGCGGCGGACGGTCTGCAGGCGCTGCTCGCCGACCGGGCGGCCTTCGAGGAGTTCGACGTCGAGGAGGCGGCCGCGCGCGGCATGGCCTTCGAGCGGCTCGACCAGCTCGCCATGGACCACCTGCTCGGCGCCCGGGGCTGATCGACGCCTCGGCGAGGCGCGAGGCCCGCTCCCTGTGTGGCGGGCCCGCGCCTTCCTGCGGGTATCCGGCGTACCTCCTTGCGGAAGCCCGGTACGGATCCCTGCGGGAATTCCCCGGAATCATGCGGTCCGTGGCATGAGTCCGTATCAACCTTCGCGCGGGGCTCGCCCTGCGACCGGTTCGAGGTGACTCTGGACGGTATGGCCACGCCGCCCTTACCGCCCCGGCCCCCTCGGCCGCCGGGTAACACACCACCTCCGGGAGGTGGTGGCTTCGGTCCGCCGCCCGAAGGCTACGTGCCCTCGTCCGGTGCCTACGGATACCCTTCGAGAGGTCACGTCCCCCCGTCACATGACGGTGGAGGCGGGCAGCCCCCACCGCCACCTCCGCCCGCGCCGCCGGGTGGTCCTGGGGGGCATCGTGGAGGACGCCGCCGTAGCCCGCTGTTCCTGGTCCTCGTCGCGGTCGTGGCCCTCGCAGCCGTCGTCGTCGTGATCCTGTTGGCAGGCGGCGGCAGCGACAAGCACGACAAGAAGGGGCCCGCCGAGAGCAGCGGCGGCACGAAGAGGTCCCCCTCGCCCTCGTTGCGCATCCCGTCCGAGCTGCCCAGCGAGCTGCCTTCAGGTCTGCCCTCGGAGTTGCCGTCCAGGCTGCCGAGCGGCCTGCTCAGCGATCTGCCGAGCGGTCTCCAGTCGCTTGTCCCGGATCTGGCCGACGACGAAGTGCCCTACTACATGCTGGGAACGGGCGACTGTTTCGACACCAGCGCGGCGCGGCCCGGGCAGGCCGCCAAACGCCCTTGCGGCGCGCCGCACGACGCGGAAGTCGTCAAGGTGGGCGAGCTCGACGGCACCTACTCCACGGACGCCGCACTCAAGAAGGCCGCTTCGGCCCTCTGCGCTGCACCTCTGGAGCGCAAGGCGGCACAGCAGTCGGCGGGCACCGTCCGCGGCACCCTCGTGCAGTACCCGGATTCCGGCACCTACAGGACAGGCATCGACAAAGTGGCCTGCAGCCTGGCCGCGGACCTCGGCGACGGCACGCACCGGCTCACCGCACCACTGACATGACCGGCACGCGCGCGTGGCCGCCGTTCGCGCCCCACGCGCGCGTGCCGTACGAAACGATCCTGGCGTCGGAGCCCGCGGGGACGCCGAGCACGTAGGCGGCCTCGACACCCGGGCGCGCGGGCGTCATCCGTCCGCCGAGACACCGCGCGGGTCTCCCACCGCCGTCGCGAAGGCCGTGGCAGGGTCCCCGACCGCCTGTCCCACGGGCGTCCAACAGCCACGGACCTCGCGATAGGGCCACCACCGGCCGTCCTGCCCCAGACGGAGCTGGACCGGCGCGCCGGCCACGGTCCAGCGGTTGCCGGACGCGATCAGCGACGGCCGTTCGTCCTCGTCCCAGGCGGACGCCAGCGCGGCACGCGCGCGTGCGAGTGCCTCCGCCCCCACGATCCACTCGTCCTCCAGCACGGACAGGGCCACCGCACCACCGAACTGCCAGGCACGCACGGCGAGCGTCATTCCCCGGCCGTCCCGCCCCGATCCGCGGGCGAGCCGCTCGGAGATCGGTGTGTCCGGGTGGGCCGCCGCGAGACGGACCGCGTCCTGCTCCAGCGTCAACTCCCCCTCCGGCGGGTGTGATCCATGGCCCGGTCCGACCGCCCGGGCCAGCAGTCGGTACGCCTCGACGGCCGTCGCCATGGCCAGGAACTCCAGGGCGGGCGGGTCGACGCCGGCCGCCGGCGCGGCACCGGTGTCCAGGGAAGGCGGTCGTCCGGGCTCTTCGGGCAGTGCGGGAAGGGCAGGCAGGGGAGGCAGCATGTCACCGGCCGCGTACGCCTCGGCGGCGGCCACGTCTTGCGCGGAGTCCGGCACCAACTGGGGATGCCGGTCCCGCGCGTTCGTCTCGCCGGCGGTGCTGCCGCGCCGTTGGAGTTCTTCGAGCAAGGTCCGTTCGGCGCGCCCGCGCAGGAGCAGCAGGGTGAACGGATCGAGGTCCAGCAGACGCGCCATCTGGTAACAGAGCGCCGACGTGTGCGCGCAGTGGTCCCACGCTCCGCAGTCGCAGGCGGCCTCAAGGTCGCCGAGCCCCGGGAGCAGTTCGACGCCCGCGTCCGCCGCGTCCTCGACCAGGTGCGCCGGCATGTCCCGGTCGAGAAGCGCCGCGACGTGTCCGGCCCGTTCGGCGGTCATGTCGAGGAAGCGGTCCCACCGCTCATCGGCCAGTTTCTGAACCAGCACGTCGGCCCGGTGCGTGGTCCGGTCGCGATCCCGGACGACGGCCGTAATGCGTCCCGGACGCACCGACACGGAACCCACCGCTCCCGCGCGCGCGAGCCCGCGGCCCGCCTTCAGCTGTCCGGAGTCCAACGCGGCGTCCTCCAGCGCCTTCACCCAGGCACGACCCCACCACGTACTCGCGAAGGCCCGCCCGCGCGAGGGGGGCAGCGCCGCGAACGTACGCTCCTTGTCGCCTTCCGTCATCGTGTGTCCCCTCGCAGTGCCACCAGTTCGGCCAGTTCGGCGTCGGTCAGTTCCGTGAAGGCCGCCTCCCCGGCGCCCAGGACCGCGTCGGCCAACCGCTGCTTGCGCCGCAGCATCTCGGCGATGCGGTCCTCGATGGTTCCCTCGGCGATCAGCCGGTGCACCTGTACGGGCCGGTTCTGGCCGATGCGGTACGCGCGGTCCGTGGCCTGTGCCTCCACCGCCGGGTTCCACCAGCGGTCGTAATGCACGACATGCTCGGCCCGCGTCAGGTTCAGGCCCGTTCCCGCGGCCTTCAACGACAGCAGGAAGACGGGGATCTCGCCCTCCTGGAAGCGCTGCACCATCACCTCGCGCTCGTTCACGGGTGTCCCTCCGTGCAGGAACCGGGTCGGTACACCCCGTGCCGCGAGATGGCGCTCGATGAGGCGCGCCATCCGCACGTACTGGGTGAAGACCAGGACGCTCGCGCCCTCGGCGAGAATGGTGTTGAGCAGTTCGTCCAGCAGCTCCAGCTTCCCGGACCTGCCGGGGATCCTCGGCGGGTCCTCCTTGAGGTACTGCGCCGGGTGGTTGCAGATCTGCTTCAGGCCGGTGATCAGCTTCACGATCAGTCCGCGCCGCGCCATGCTGTCCGCGCCCGAGATCTCCGCGAGTGTCTCGCGCACCACCGCCTCGTACAGCACCGTCTGCTCCGCCGTGAGTGAGACGGCGCGGTCGGTCTCGGTCTTGGGCGGCAGTTCGGGCGCG includes:
- the xylA gene encoding xylose isomerase, giving the protein MNYQPTPEDRFTFGLWTVGWQGRDPFGDATRRALDPVESVQRLAELGAYGVTFHDDDLIPFGSSDSERESHVKRFRQVLDATGMRVPMATTNLFTHPVFKDGAFTANDRDVRRYALRKTIRNIDLAVELGAQTYVAWGGREGAESGAAKDVRVALDRMKEAFDLLGEYVIAQGYDLKFAIEPKPNEPRGDILLPTVGHALAFIERLERPEMYGVNPEVGHEQMAGLNFPHSIAQALWAGKLFHIDLNGQTGIKYDQDLRFGAGDLRSAFWLVDLLESAGYAGPKHFDFKPPRTEDLDGVWASAAGCMRNYLILRERSAAFRADPEVQEALRASRLDELAQPTAADGLQALLADRAAFEEFDVEEAAARGMAFERLDQLAMDHLLGARG
- a CDS encoding SWIM zinc finger family protein, giving the protein MTEGDKERTFAALPPSRGRAFASTWWGRAWVKALEDAALDSGQLKAGRGLARAGAVGSVSVRPGRITAVVRDRDRTTHRADVLVQKLADERWDRFLDMTAERAGHVAALLDRDMPAHLVEDAADAGVELLPGLGDLEAACDCGAWDHCAHTSALCYQMARLLDLDPFTLLLLRGRAERTLLEELQRRGSTAGETNARDRHPQLVPDSAQDVAAAEAYAAGDMLPPLPALPALPEEPGRPPSLDTGAAPAAGVDPPALEFLAMATAVEAYRLLARAVGPGHGSHPPEGELTLEQDAVRLAAAHPDTPISERLARGSGRDGRGMTLAVRAWQFGGAVALSVLEDEWIVGAEALARARAALASAWDEDERPSLIASGNRWTVAGAPVQLRLGQDGRWWPYREVRGCWTPVGQAVGDPATAFATAVGDPRGVSADG